A stretch of DNA from Nitrospira sp. KM1:
AAAAACTCCGGGTCCTGGTTTTGGCTGAAGACGAAGCGGCCGGAGAGTTGTGGGATTGACGGCATGACACCATTCGCGTCCAGCGTGGTCCGGTAGTGTCCGTCTGAGCCAGCGAAGGCCTCAGTGACAACAAAGTTGTCCTTCACCGGCGCCTTCAGGAGCCGATTCACAAAGCCGCCAGCAGTAACCAGGCCGCTGGTGAAGGAGGATGCGCCCTTAATCACCTCAATGCGCTCGTAGAGCGTCGGATCGGCGACATAGTTGTTGTACGCCGATAAGCCATTGTCTCTCGAATAACCTGGAGTGTCTGCGTTGTTTGGTTGGAACCCTCGGATGATGACTTGGTCACTTCCGTTGCCAGGAAACTGAGGCGCTTTCGTGATACCAGCGACTCCCTCTAAGGCCTCCGTTTGAGTGACGGCGCGGCGCTCGCGGATGCTGTCTCTTGTGACCACGCTCACAGACTGTGGCAGTTCTTGAATCGGCGCGGGAAAGCGCAGGACGGCTTCCGACGACACATCGGCCTTGTAACCGTCGGGAGAATCAACCACCGGCCGCTCCGCGACTTCTTTCACGACCACCTCGGGGACCTTCACGGGCTTCGCTGGTGTGCCATTGACCGGGGCATCGGAGGTTCCCCCTTCGCTGTGCGCATTCGCAGCTCCAGCAGCAGCGACGCCCATCCCTATTCCGGTTCCTACCGCGGCAGCACCGGCGCCATTGCGTTTCTCCAGCGTGACGGTGTTGTTTCCGGTTACTCGATAATCCAAACCGGTATCGATCAGGAGCAGTCGTAGGGCGTCCTCCGATGTGCGGCGGCCGGAGACGCCTCCGGTGCGCACGTTCTCGACATCCTCGGCTGTATAGGCGAATTGAATTCCTGTCTGCTCGCCGAATCGAATCAAGGCAGATGCGAGCGCTTGCGGGAGAATGTCAAAGTCGAACTCCCTTTGCTTGTCATCGCCGAGCTGCGCGACGAGGCGAGGCCTGGCAAGCGTGTGGGGCCAATCTATCGGAAGCGGCGCTGACTGCCAGCCGTCGGGGAGAGGGTTGTCATTCGGTTGATCCCGGTATCCGCTCGGAAGCCCCCATTTCTTTTTCTTTGTCCCTTCTTCGTTGCTCGGTTCTTTGCTCCTTGCCGGTTCAGGCGCGTAAACGCTGAAGTGAACCATGGCGGTTGTGGCCATGATCCAGGCAAGTCCGGGATGCATTGACTTGAGGGAGTGCCTCTTACGCCGAATCCGCATATCATTCTCCTCATGCCGTGGAGACGCAGTGATCGGCGCTTGAAGCGCTCATGAACAGTCACCTGCGCGATGTGAGCACAAGCTTCGTATCCTACTTGTCATCCTGTATGACGAGTCACATTGCGGTTCCCTTGGCCGTCGCAAATATTTTTCTGATTACGAGGGGAGCAGCTAAACAGACTTAGACCGCCCTATCATGAAGGTTCGTGACGAAACCTGGAGAGGCCTTCTGGGTAGTGCGGGCTAGAGTATGAAGATCAAATAGTCCGTCACGCGCACGACTCTTAAGCCCTGGGTTTTGGCGAGCGCAGCAATCGCGTCGTCGATCCCTTGCAGGGTGAACCGGCCGCTCACGGATTTCGTGCGTGAAAGATCGGCAAGCACGACGATGCGGCCGGGACGATACCGGTCAAGCTCGGCCATCGCCGCGGCAAGAGGTTGCTTATCGATTACGATACCGCCTCGGGTCCAGGCGATCGCTGAGTGGCTGTCGATTGCCGTTGCCGGCTGGGGCGCCTCTCCAGGACTATACAATGTTTGCTGATCTTTGCGGACGGCCGTCGAGGGCGGGCCTGACCGTGCGGTGTGCGTCGTGACGTTCACGACGCCTTCCGTTACCGTGACCACAGCCTGCTGCTTCTGCGCATGCACGGCGAAGGCTGTACCCACGGCCTCCGTCACTCCTCCCTGTGCCGCCACTCGGAACGGCGCCTGCGTATTCGGAACGACCTGAAAGAACGCTTCGCCTTTTAGGAGTTCGATGCGCCGCTCATTATCGGTGTACGACACGGCGATGGCGGTATCGGTGTTCAGATGGGCGGTTCCTCCATCGGGCAATGTCACTATCTGCTGCTGACCGGCGGATGTTCGGTGATCGGATAACAGCAACAGCCGAATGTCCTGATAGAAAACGATCCCGGCGAAGCCTGCCGCGACCATTCCGCCGATGACAATATTCCACCGATGACGCCGGCGCTTCCCGCTTGTCGTCTGATGTTCGTGGTGCGCGTTCCCGGGCACGGTAGCCTTCAGCGGTTCGAGTTGCTGCCAGAAGACGCGTTCTCGGTCGAAGGCATGTTGATGAGTGGAACTCTCAGCAAGCCATTGCTTGAACTGGGTCAACTCTGATTCGGTGATGTTGCCGGAGGCGAGCCGGACGATCCAATGACGTGCGGCGTCCGGCACCCGCTGATCGCTTGCCTCGGGACTGGTTGATTGGGAATCCATCGACTCATCCATAAAACATCACCAACGGACGAACAGCCCTGCTTGATGAGAAGACGAGTGAGAACGGGGAACCCTTGGCGGAAAACTCAGGAAAAGCGGCAAGCGGGACTATGGGGCGGGGGCTGAGAAGGAGGTCAGGAAGGGTCCAGATGTTGCGCAATCAGCGGTCGCGTCCGGCTGACAGATGATCGAGCACTTTCCGGATGTGAGCCTCGACTGTGGAAATGGAAACGCCCAACTCTTTGGCAATCTCTTGTTGCGTCTTGTGGCCAAAACGATTGAGCTGAAAGATATTCCGGCTCATCGAAGGCAATTCGTTGAGCGCCTGCTCAAGCCGGGCCAGCTCCTGCCTGGCGATGATCACGCGTTCCGCGTGGCGGTGCTCTGCTCCGCCCCACAGGATGTCGTTGGCTTCTGCCAAGATTTCGGCACGGTTCCGTTCGATCCGTTGATAATCGGTCGCCAGATTGGCCGCCATGCGGAAGAGATAGGCCTTTTGATTTTGGATATGGCACGTGTCCTGCTGAGCGGAGATTTTGAGAAATAGCTCTTGAGTCAGATCACGCGCGGTGAAGACGCACTTGATCCGTCGAACCAAAAACCGAAACAGGTCCTGTTCATGCTGGAAAAAGAGGTCCGAGAGTTGCGTATGCGACATTACCTGTTCCTCTTGCGAGGAATAATCGTGAGTCTAATCGAGGAAATCGGATCTTGCATGACCAGGGTGGCCTTATAGCACTCATGCAAAATAGGCGTCAATGTCTGGCCGCCGGAAACGGAAGAAAGAAGGAGCTGGGGTTATCTAAACGCGGTGTCGAGGGCGGGCAGATACTCGCGATAGGTTTTCCAGCGTCCGACGGATTTTGTATAGATGGGCTGGCGCACCTGCCAGCGGCTGGGGGTCTGGACGGCACGTTCGGCCTGGTGAAAATCCAGACACCGTTCGTCCCAGGGCACTTTGAGGAAGGCCATCAAACGCTTCGCTTGCCCTTCGAGATCGGCCACAATGTCTTCGTATTGGACATCCAGAATCTGCAGCGGCAGCGCCGTGCGCCAATGGGTCATCAGACGCCGGTATTGGGCCATGAAATAGGCGAGGTCTTCGAAGTCGGTGGCATACTGCTGGTCGGGGTTGAAATTCTCCATCCAGATCGAGAGCGCATTGTCCCGTACATCCCGCCGGCAATGGATGACGCGGGCGTTGGGGAACAGCAGTCCGGCAAAGGCCAGGTGAAAAAAGTTCAGCGGCTGCTTGTCGCTAATCCGATGCTGGTCGTGATCGGCTCCATGTCTGAGCGCCTGCAGATATTCGTTGGCGATCCGGCGGCCGGTCATTTCGTCGGTCAATTGCCAGGCTGCCTGCCAGGGCGCCATCTCATGTTCGGCCACGACTTTACGGGCCAATCGGGCCAAGTCGGGGAGTTCTCCCGCGCCGTGCATCAATGGATGGGCGGAAAGTATCTGCTCGGTCAGCGTAGTGCCGGAACGCGGCAGGCCGACGATGAACACCGGCTGGTCCGTCCCCAAGCCCATATGCTGGCGTTCTGCGAAAAACTCGGCAGGGTAGGCTGTGGCCATGGCATCCACCCGGACACGTAAGGCATCCCGGTCGAGCGAGCCGGCCACCTTACGCCTCGCAGTATTCGCTTTGAGGCCTGCGCAGGCGGCTTCGCGCCACTGTCCGCGTCGATCGTAAAATTTGACAAGGCCGTAGCCGATCAAGGCTTTGCCTTCCTCGGCATTCTCCGGTCGATCGAGTGCCGCCTCCATCTGCGGAATCCAGTCCAGACCTTCGTCATCTTTCACCATCGCTAAGTACTGACTGAGTGCAAACGTGTGGCCTGGTTGCCGGCGCAAGACATGACGGTAGCAACTCAGCGCGGTCTCCCTCTGTCCCAAATCTTCCAGCGTGCGGCCCAGATCGATCCAGCCTTGGACGTTGTCCGGGTCGATGGACAGGGAACGACGATGCAGCGCTGCGGCGCGTTCAACCTCACCTCGCAGGGAAAGTTCTTGTGCCAGCCGGCTGTGCGCTCGTGCGAGAGCAGGATCAGCGGCAATTGCCCGCTCGAAACAGCCAATAGCATCCTCGAGCTGCTCGGCATCGACGAGCAGATTGCCGAGCGTGAGGTACGTCTCGGCGCGCGCCGGGTCGATGAGAAGAGCCTGTTTGAGCGCGTCGAATGCCTGTTGCTGTTCGCCTGATTGTTTGAATGCGAGGCCGAGGTTGTGCCAGCCGTCGGCGTAACAGGGATCGAGCTCGACGGCTCTTTGAAAGCAGGCGATGCCTTCGGATAGGCGCCGGGATAGCACGTGCACGCGACCGAGATCCGACCAGGTGCGGGGATCTTGGGGTGCCAATTCCGTCGCGCGGGTTGCTAAGGCGACAGCTTGCTCATGTTCTCCGAAGACAGAATGGAGCTGGCTGAGGTAGCGATGGGCGTCGGGATCATCCGGTGTCGAACGCAAGCGCTCTTCGCACAGTCGTTTCGCGGCGGTCGGATCACCGGCTTTCAGAGAAGCGTTGAGGAACTCCATCAGCATAGGTGAGACTCATTCCGCATTATGAAATCTGAAATCGTCGACTGCCGGTCTGTTCATGTGCATCGTGTTTCGATGGACTGCAGTCAATCTGATTTTCCATGCCGTTTGAGTAACGGATTAAAAGTATACCCGCACCGATCCAATCACGCTGATTGGGGCGCCAAAGCTGTTATAGGAGTTAGGATTGCCCGGAGACTCAATGTAGGTCGCATTGAGCAGATTGCGAATATTAAGGGAAACATCGTAACGCTTGTTACCGCGATAGAATAAGATGGCATCGACTCGATGGTAGCCGTCGGTTTTGATGCGGTTAGGCAGACTCACTTGATAGCCATCCTGATAATAGACCCCGCCGCCAAATCCAAATCCTTGTAAGGGACCGGACTGGAGTTGGTATGTGGCAAACACTCGACCCAAATATGTCGGAACGTTGAACGGCCGTTGCCCCACGAGACTCGGATCATTGTCTTCGGTGATTTTCGCGTTTAGAAAAGTCGCGGTCGCATTCAAGTTCAAGCCAACAATGGGTTGCCCATTAATGTCAAATTCAACTCCCTCGTGACGTTGTTCACCAATGGCCACAACGAAACGGACGTCTGTCGGGTCTACCGATGAAACATTTTTGCGGTTGGTGCGAAACAGCGCGGTCGTCACACGAAGTCGTTCATCGAGCATATTGAGTTTGGCACCCACTTCATAGTTGATGCCGGTCTCGGGCTCGAGCATCTGTCCACCGCGCGTGTTCCCGAACACTTGCGGCTCAAATGACTGCTGGATGCCGCCATAGACATTCATCCAGTGAGTGACTTTAAAGGTCGCGCCAAAGCGGCCTGTCCAGGCAGACGCACTCTGCTCAGTTTTGACAGAAGTCTGGTCGTCCGGAATAATGGAGGAATCCGCCGAGTCATGCCTTCCGGCAAAAACTAAGGTGAGCCGGTCGACCGGGCGGACAACCGCCTGCGCGAATGCACCGATCTGCTGCAACTTTACGCGGCGTCTGCCCGGTGCCAGCCCCTCCAGTACCGAGTCCGGGGGGGCGAATTGGTTGTTGGCCGGATTGAATACATTATCAATGACTGGTGTCCCGCCAACCGGCAAGTAGGTGTAGCCCATGAGAAACCGATTCGTCATGTTTCGATAATCGGTACCGACCAGCAGCTCATGTTTCTGCCCCCATACATCGAATTCCTTACTCAGAAACAGTTCGCCTGCGTAGGTATCGAATCGAACCTGTCGCAAGCCCGAGTTGAGATACGAATCTCCACTCGGAGGTATGCCGCCAATTGTGTAACTGTAAATATTCTTATCCGAGAGTTGCGAGTTGGAGTACTTGCCCTTGACGGATAGTTTGATGTCCTGGATGAAGTTGTGATTGTAGTGCACTTCTCCGTTATATCCGGTGTACTGCGTCCGTGCTCCATTTGCTGCCCCGCCGCCGAAGTTGCGCGTGCGCGGAACATTCAGCATGGTCCCATCGCTCGAAAGCGGCCACCCCGGATAACTTGAGCCGTCGAAGTGTTGGTAGGTGCCGACGAGGAGTAGTTTGCCTGCGCCCTTGAACAGATCGAATTCTACGGAAGGTGCCACGTTGTATTGGCGGACCGGAGTGTTGTCGATGAAGTTACCTTGATCTTCCACCGTGAATACCAACCGCCCGCGGATGTCTTCATGACCTGGCACCACGCCGTTGGCATCCACCATGCCTCGTAAGAAGCCATACGAGCCGGCCTGGAATTCTGTCGTACTAAAGTTGTTCTTCTGGGGTGTCTTCGTGATACGGTTGACGATCCCGCCGGGATTGGCCGCGCCACCCACAATAGACGCCGGGCCTTTGACAATTTCATACCGTTCCACAATGCCCCAATCCGGCGCGAAGAGGCCGTCTGTGGGAAGTCCGTTGGCCTTCATCCCGTTGAAACTCCCCTCAGTGCTCGAATTTACCGCAAAGCCTCTGATGGAGAACTCTTCTCCGCGTCCCAACCTTACATTGCCGCGGGATACACCGCTCACGGCTTCAAAAGCGTCCATTTGGGTACGGGCCATTGTATCGCGAATGACCTCCCGGGTGACCACGCCGACCGAGTTCGGCGTCTCGTCGATGGACATTGTGCTACGTGTGACGGTTGATTCGTAGTCCGCCTTATATCCAGAAGGTGGATCATCAAATGGTTTGGGGTATTCCCGCCTCTCTTTGACCACAACTTCGGAGACTTTAATCGGCTTCTGCGAGGGATCGCTTGGCGTATCGCCTTGGAGTGGCGCCGCTCGCTGAAGTGTGATGGTCTTTGGATTGGAAAACCGGTACGCGAGACCGGACGCGCCGAGCAGTACCCCCAGCGCTTCCTCCGGAGCATAGGACCCCTGCAAGCCTTGCGTTTCGATTCCGGCGACGAGTTCAGACGGATAGAGCAGCTGGATGCCGGATTGTCTGGAAAAATTGAGCAACGCAGTTTCCAGATCTCCTGCCGGGATATCGAAGGTCTGTTTTGGTCCGCCTTCCGCTACTTCATTCGCTGCAAGGCGAATGGGCCGGCGCTTTTCAGAAGGATCCGTGACGATGTTCTCTGGATTACGCGCCGATTGGTTCTTGGGCGTGCCCCAACCGTGTTTAGGAGATAGATCAGTGTCCGGTTCTCGCGGAGTCGGTTTCCAGTCGTCCGTTCGGATTTCTCCTCCCATGGCCGGATGGTAGGTTCCTAACGCCAGTGCCGAGAGACTGACGAGAAATCCCCACGCAAAACGATGGTGTGAAGATCCGGCAGCAGTTGTGGTCGCGACTCCAGCTGCGAGTGTGATGTTATCGTCAGTGATGTTTTCGGTGGCCGTAGTCTTCATGCGCTCTTGCGATCGAGAACCCATCCGTCATCTCCTTGTCATGACTTGAACGCTCTGCGACCAGTGTTCAAGTGTTGAGGTCTATGACAGGTAGGACGACAGGCTTGCGAAGGACCCTCACGTCCTGGAGAAAATTTTTTGATGTGAATTGTCGTGACCGGGAAAGGAGCGAATCGTTATCAAATGTAAGGCCTGCCGGTTACCTATGGTGGATGACAGGGAGGCAAGGGCAATTCTCAACGATCAGCGTGATGCCGTCGATGCCGCGACGCGTTCGACGATGACGAGGGAAGAATTGACCCAGGTCGTGCGGACAGGCAAAGCGTCCTGTAACGTTTGCATGAAATTCGAAAGATCCTGAATGTTGAAGACGCCGCTTACCGGAATATTTGCAAGACTTTGATCGAGCAACCGGATGTCTTCGGTCCGATAGCGGCTGACCTCGCGTAGGACTTCCTGCAAAGGCGTAGCCTGGAAAATGAGTTGTCCATCCTTCCAGGCGCCGGCGGTCAGCTGATTGAACCGGCCGATCGGTGACATGTGGCCGTCACGTCCGTAGGACACTCGTTCTCCGTGCCTCAGGACGGCAGGTTGACCGGTGGGTCTGCGATTCGACGTGTCCGAGAGACCGACTTCCACGATGCCTTCCATGACCGACACATCGACGTATTCCGCCGTCCGGTTGATGATGAATTCGGTGCCGATGTCCTGGACCACCCCATTGGCGACTTCGACTGTAAATGGCCGCTGCTCGTCATGGAACACGCTGAACCAGGCTTCTCCCCGCTCCAATTGGATGCGCCGCTTCGTGTTCGACAATTCGACCCGCATCGTTGTATCGGTGTTCAACGTGACGGAGGAGCCATCGGCCAGCGTCACCTGCCGTTGCTCTCCTTTGGCCGTGCGATACTCGGTGGATTGAGGAAGCATGAACGCCCACCAGAGGGTGGAAACGAGGAGCACCGCCATGGCGCAGGCGGCCGACAACCATGCCGGAGACCACCGTGGGCGCGGTACAACAGGCTCCTGTCTCGCGGAAAACCGGTTCCACACATGCTCCGCTTCATCGATCTCTTCATGCAACAGTGCTTTGGTTCCATCCAAGATAGCCCACATCTTCGATGCTTGTTCGAATTCCAGCCGATGAAGGGGATCCTTGGCCAGCCATGTTTCCAGCTCTTTGGAATCGGCCTCCGAGACAGAGCCGGCATGAAGCCGGACGATCCATTTGACGGCCTGATCGCGCGAATCGGCATGAGGATGAATTCGAGTTTGTTCCGTCATGATCGAATCGAATATCCGGATGAACTCTTCAGTTGCCGCATGCGGGCCGTCATCACTCCAGTGCTCGGCAGGTGACGTCGCCCTCCATAGATTAGGACGAATCAGACTGTCATGACCCTGACGTGGAAATCCCGGATAAGACAATCCTACGGGTTTGGCACTTCGTGAGGCAAGGCATGATGAATCAGATCGAATCCTTGAATCGTTCCCGGCAGAATGAGGTTGCTTTGATGATGTGTTTCTCGACCATGCTTATAGAAATGCCGAAATGAGCGGCAATCTCAGCATGGCTGCGGTCTTTGAACTTATGAAGAAGAAATACCTGACGGCACCGGGGAGGAAGTTCAAGGATGGCTTCATAGAGCTGTCGGACCTGTTCTCGCGTTTCGGCCCTTGTGTGCTGGTCCGCTTCTACGACGAGCGCGTCCTGGACGTCATCGGAATCCAGAGACTCTTCGGCCTGCCGCTTCGTCTTGCGAAACAAGTCGATTGCAAGATTCAAGGCGGTTTTATAGAGAAAGGCCCGCGGCTGCAAAATAGGAGCAGATGATTCTTGAGTCATGACACGGAGATATGTTTCCTGTGCGATGTCCATTGCGTGATCCCGCGAGCGCAACTTCAGGGTCAGATAACTTACGAGTTCGTCGTAATATTCTCGGAAAAGGGAATACCGATCCGCTGCGGCCTGATTATCCATGCAGGACCGTGTCAGGTGCAGGGGCGTGGGCCCGGCGTTTGGACGTGATGAAACAGGCGAAGGAAACGGGGGCAGCCGGAGCCGTACCGTCGTCAGAGCCTGGAGGTAGGTGATCGGTGCGCATGGTTTCTGTCCCCTAATGGGATTGAGGCGCCGCCGCACTATACCAGCGGACAATACGGACAGACCATGTTTACTTTCCTGATTCTCGATTAGTTTTCGGGACGATAAACAGGCAGGGAGACGGATCAGGTTGACGTGTTCGATGGCCTTCGATGGTGTATCGGCAGATTCGCAACAGCCCGTGTGAAATATACTGGCGAGCTATGCAGAAGGGGGAGGGGTTGTGTCTTCGATGGCTTTTTTGTGAGCGGCCACGGATTCTTCGAGCATCCGGAGGGATTCGTTCAGCAGGTCGGTGGCGCAGCTCATCGTGGTATGGAACTGTTGCATCGCTTCCTGGACGCGGCCTTCCCGCTGAAGCTCCTGAAACCTCCTGTGTTGCTCATCCAGGATCGCCTGTTTCGCATCGAGCATCAGGCTGTCGACTGAGTTCACCATGACCTCCCATCCACAATTGTGAACGGTAAGGTAACAAAATTCATGGTAGGTGGGCAATTATACGAACGGGTGGTCAAGTGATACGCCAAGTATGCGCTACAAGACATTGTAAAATCGTGGATGTCATCTCAGATGGCAGAATGGGTGACTGCTGATTCACTTCTTGACGCGACCTCTCAGAAGATTTATCTTCCACCGGTGCCGATGTTGAAACAAGGAGAACTCATGCAATTCCCGAAGCTGGTCATGTTTCTGGTCCTCGGTTCCGTCATGGCGGGTTGCTCTACGACGGAATGGGTTCACCCCAACAAGCCGTCGGACGAATATGTGAATGACTACAACAAATGCCAGAATGCCGCGCTTCGCGATCCCAAACTTCAGCAGGGCAGTCAGCTTCTCATCTTGAATGCTACCGAACGTTGTTTGCAGAAAGAGGGGTGGCGCCTGGTCGAAAAATAGCCTGAAAATCCCTCTCCTTTCCATCACTTCACCTCTCATCTCTCGCTCCCTGAGTTCACATCTTTGGAGTTAACACAGTATTTACCGACCGGTGATACGGCCGGAACGGCGAAGCTCTAGAGTTCAGTACATGTGTATGCGCGGAAATTTTAAGAGGCGATTCGAAGTTTTAAGAGGTGATTCAATGATGACCGGCGGAGAGTCATATTCGTATATCTTCCTGATCAGCCTGCTTCTCGCCGTGCCGGTGCGCATGGCCTTAAGAACGCTCCTGACGATGAATGAGCGGATCATCGTTCCCGTCCTACGCATCCGTGATCCGAGCGGTGAATGCCGTGCCATCACGTACATTCGGGGCGTCGTGACGGCCAAGCCGGAAACTCGGCCTCTGCCATATGGGCCTTTGGTGCCCCTCAAGTTTACCCAAACAGGGAGGAATGCATGATCACAGTTGATCAGTTGATGACCCGGCACATCGTGGACATTGCGGCGGGAACTTCAGCCATCGAAGCCGCCAGGTTGATGAAGTCGCGCAAGGTCGGCAGTGTGCTCGTGAGGCGAAACAATGAAGTCATCGGCATCGTGACCGAACCGGATATCGTACGCAAGGTCGTGGGCGCCGAGCGCATTCCGTACTACATCGCGGTAGACGAGATCATGAGCAGCCCCGTCATCGGGATCGATGCCCGGCGGCCCGTCACCGAAGCTGCCGATCTGATGGAGCAGCATGGAACGAGGCATCTTGCCGTGATGAAAGGCGGATCGATCGTCGGCATCTTGTCGGTTCGCGATTTGCTGCATCCCGTGTCAATGGACGAGCTGTGAGGAGGGCGGCGTGGCGTCACGACTGTTGATCAAGAGGACGACCTCATGATGACGGGACCACTCTACACGCAGCCGTCCGTATCTGTCCGACGGTGGCTTCAGTACGGAATGCCGAGTTCCGCCTCGTTCGACATGATGCAGGTATGGGATTACGGCATCCGGTTCACGTTGAGCCTGCTGATCGCGACGATCCTGATCGCCCTGACCGGAGGAGTCGTCAAGACGTTTCTGGATCTTCGATTACTGCTTTCGGACAACCTCGAGGTCGCTCTTCGCCACATTATTGTCGACGCGCTGACCCTGCTGGCCGTCGTCGAGGTGTTGAAGACCACATTGACCTATTGTTCGGACGGGCGTGTGCGGGTCACCTACATTGTGGATACCGTGCTCGTCGTGATGCTGACGGAAATTATCTCGCGCTGGTTCTCAGGAGGGGAATGGCATCAGTTTGCCATGCTGGGCGGCATTATCCTCACGTTGGGAGCGATCCGGATCGCCGCGGTGCGGTACAGCCCTGCCCCCAACGGAGCACCGAACCGGGCGCCACAGGGGGCGGCAACCTTCTTATAAACATGAACAAAAGGATTAAACATGTTGGCGGAATACACTACACAACAAGGTCATAGTTCCAGGCAGAAGGCGACTCACTTGGAGAGAGCAATTTGCTGGCATGTTGAAGAACATTCGGTGGTGAGCCTGGATACCTTGGTCGCATGTTTACCGGAATACAGCTGGAACTGTATTTTTCAGGCGGTGGACTCGCTCGCCCGGCGTGGAGATATCGTGCTGCGACGACACCGGTTTGACTACTCGCTCTTCTCGAGCCATTACGCCGCGTAAGCGGCGCCCCTGCAGTCATTCCTCCCGACAGAGATTTCTCTGCTGACGCACCTGTGCCTTCATGCACCGTTCAGGTCCTGTTGTTCGAGAGCGCAGGCGGGATCGTGTGGCGGATGATCTTTCCTTCTACCATATAGATGACGAGTTCCGACACGTTGGTCGCATGATCGGCGATGCGCTCGATGTATTTACCGATGAACGTCAGCCGGATGGCCCTGGTGATGGTCGTGGGATTTTCGATCATGTACGAGAGCAGTTCACGAAAGAGTTGATGCGTCAGGTTATCGACAAAATCGTCATCGGCCAGCACTTTCCGCGCGAGAACGGCATCCGACCGGATGAAGGCGTCGAGACAGTCGCCCACCATGCGCATCGTCCAGTTGGCCATGCGAGGAATATCGATATACGGTTTGAGCTGCGGCTCTTCGTTCAGTTCGATGACGCGTTCGCAGATATTCTCGGCAAGGTCGCTCATGCGCTCGAGTTCGGTGGAGATTTTCATGGCGGTCGTGACGAAGCGGAGGTCTCCGGCCGCCGGCGCCTGCAGCGCCAGCATCTTCATACACGTGCCGTCGATCTCGACGTCGAGGCTGTTGACCAGCGCGTCCCGCTCAATGACTTGCGAGGCCAGTTGCACGTCCCGTTCGACCAGCGCCTTGATGGACCGTTCGATCTGCTCCTCGACCAGCCCGCCCATCCGCAAAATCAGCTTTTTGAGATCCGCAAGTTCTTCGTCGAAATGTCTGTGCATGCCTACCTCGCCAGATGTCCAGTCAGCCGAAACGCCCCGTGACGTACTCTTCGGTCAGCTTGTTCGAAGGATTGGTGAAGATTTGGCCCGTTCGGTCGCACTCGATCAGGCGGCCTTCGTACATAAAAGCCGTATAGTCCGATACGCGGGCCGCCTGCTGCATGTTATGCGTTACGATAACGATCGTGACTTTCTCTTTGAGCGTGG
This window harbors:
- a CDS encoding tetratricopeptide repeat-containing sulfotransferase family protein yields the protein MLMEFLNASLKAGDPTAAKRLCEERLRSTPDDPDAHRYLSQLHSVFGEHEQAVALATRATELAPQDPRTWSDLGRVHVLSRRLSEGIACFQRAVELDPCYADGWHNLGLAFKQSGEQQQAFDALKQALLIDPARAETYLTLGNLLVDAEQLEDAIGCFERAIAADPALARAHSRLAQELSLRGEVERAAALHRRSLSIDPDNVQGWIDLGRTLEDLGQRETALSCYRHVLRRQPGHTFALSQYLAMVKDDEGLDWIPQMEAALDRPENAEEGKALIGYGLVKFYDRRGQWREAACAGLKANTARRKVAGSLDRDALRVRVDAMATAYPAEFFAERQHMGLGTDQPVFIVGLPRSGTTLTEQILSAHPLMHGAGELPDLARLARKVVAEHEMAPWQAAWQLTDEMTGRRIANEYLQALRHGADHDQHRISDKQPLNFFHLAFAGLLFPNARVIHCRRDVRDNALSIWMENFNPDQQYATDFEDLAYFMAQYRRLMTHWRTALPLQILDVQYEDIVADLEGQAKRLMAFLKVPWDERCLDFHQAERAVQTPSRWQVRQPIYTKSVGRWKTYREYLPALDTAFR
- a CDS encoding RNA polymerase sigma factor is translated as MSHTQLSDLFFQHEQDLFRFLVRRIKCVFTARDLTQELFLKISAQQDTCHIQNQKAYLFRMAANLATDYQRIERNRAEILAEANDILWGGAEHRHAERVIIARQELARLEQALNELPSMSRNIFQLNRFGHKTQQEIAKELGVSISTVEAHIRKVLDHLSAGRDR
- a CDS encoding FecR domain-containing protein, translated to MDSQSTSPEASDQRVPDAARHWIVRLASGNITESELTQFKQWLAESSTHQHAFDRERVFWQQLEPLKATVPGNAHHEHQTTSGKRRRHRWNIVIGGMVAAGFAGIVFYQDIRLLLLSDHRTSAGQQQIVTLPDGGTAHLNTDTAIAVSYTDNERRIELLKGEAFFQVVPNTQAPFRVAAQGGVTEAVGTAFAVHAQKQQAVVTVTEGVVNVTTHTARSGPPSTAVRKDQQTLYSPGEAPQPATAIDSHSAIAWTRGGIVIDKQPLAAAMAELDRYRPGRIVVLADLSRTKSVSGRFTLQGIDDAIAALAKTQGLRVVRVTDYLIFIL
- a CDS encoding TonB-dependent receptor gives rise to the protein MGSRSQERMKTTATENITDDNITLAAGVATTTAAGSSHHRFAWGFLVSLSALALGTYHPAMGGEIRTDDWKPTPREPDTDLSPKHGWGTPKNQSARNPENIVTDPSEKRRPIRLAANEVAEGGPKQTFDIPAGDLETALLNFSRQSGIQLLYPSELVAGIETQGLQGSYAPEEALGVLLGASGLAYRFSNPKTITLQRAAPLQGDTPSDPSQKPIKVSEVVVKERREYPKPFDDPPSGYKADYESTVTRSTMSIDETPNSVGVVTREVIRDTMARTQMDAFEAVSGVSRGNVRLGRGEEFSIRGFAVNSSTEGSFNGMKANGLPTDGLFAPDWGIVERYEIVKGPASIVGGAANPGGIVNRITKTPQKNNFSTTEFQAGSYGFLRGMVDANGVVPGHEDIRGRLVFTVEDQGNFIDNTPVRQYNVAPSVEFDLFKGAGKLLLVGTYQHFDGSSYPGWPLSSDGTMLNVPRTRNFGGGAANGARTQYTGYNGEVHYNHNFIQDIKLSVKGKYSNSQLSDKNIYSYTIGGIPPSGDSYLNSGLRQVRFDTYAGELFLSKEFDVWGQKHELLVGTDYRNMTNRFLMGYTYLPVGGTPVIDNVFNPANNQFAPPDSVLEGLAPGRRRVKLQQIGAFAQAVVRPVDRLTLVFAGRHDSADSSIIPDDQTSVKTEQSASAWTGRFGATFKVTHWMNVYGGIQQSFEPQVFGNTRGGQMLEPETGINYEVGAKLNMLDERLRVTTALFRTNRKNVSSVDPTDVRFVVAIGEQRHEGVEFDINGQPIVGLNLNATATFLNAKITEDNDPSLVGQRPFNVPTYLGRVFATYQLQSGPLQGFGFGGGVYYQDGYQVSLPNRIKTDGYHRVDAILFYRGNKRYDVSLNIRNLLNATYIESPGNPNSYNSFGAPISVIGSVRVYF
- a CDS encoding FecR family protein, whose protein sequence is MTEQTRIHPHADSRDQAVKWIVRLHAGSVSEADSKELETWLAKDPLHRLEFEQASKMWAILDGTKALLHEEIDEAEHVWNRFSARQEPVVPRPRWSPAWLSAACAMAVLLVSTLWWAFMLPQSTEYRTAKGEQRQVTLADGSSVTLNTDTTMRVELSNTKRRIQLERGEAWFSVFHDEQRPFTVEVANGVVQDIGTEFIINRTAEYVDVSVMEGIVEVGLSDTSNRRPTGQPAVLRHGERVSYGRDGHMSPIGRFNQLTAGAWKDGQLIFQATPLQEVLREVSRYRTEDIRLLDQSLANIPVSGVFNIQDLSNFMQTLQDALPVRTTWVNSSLVIVERVAASTASR